A genome region from Solanum pennellii chromosome 12, SPENNV200 includes the following:
- the LOC107007300 gene encoding ankyrin repeat-containing protein At5g02620-like yields MIMEKQVSFQGAKMEKQQSFRNGATEKQKSFIGIMEKQKSFRIAMERQMSFGGERKRGKDSPGKRGDSPLHLAARAGNLGKVKEIIQKFDEKGIKDLLCQQNQEGETALYVAAENGHSLVVAEFLKHLDLEIASVVANNGYDTLHVAARQGHLDVLQELLHSFPNLVMTTDSSNSTALHTAAAQGRIHVVNMLLEIDSNLAKIARNNGKTVLHTAARMGHLEIVRSLLSKDPEIGFRTDKKGQTALHMAAKGQNVDIVLELIKPNPAVLALEDNKGNTALHIATRKGRIQMVQCLISIEGIDLNTLNKAGETVLEIAEKFGTPELVSILKEAGATHSKDHGKPSGPAKQLKQTVSDIKHDVHSQLQQSRQTGFKVRKIAMKVKKLHISGLNNAINNATVVAVLIATVAFAAIFTVPGQYVEKKTDGFSLGEAQIGRKAAFIIFFLFDSMALFISVAVVVVQTSVVVIEQKAKKRLMFWINKLMWAACLFISVAFISLSYVVVGSKERWLAVYATVVGCIIMLTTIGSMCYCVVQHRLEESRLRSIRRTETNSRSFPMSVASDQELCSENYKRMYAV; encoded by the exons CCAGGGTGCAAAAATGGAAAAACAGCAAAGTTTTCGAAACGGGGCGACGGAGAAGCAGAAGAGCTTTATAGGAATAATGGAAAAACAGAAAAGTTTTAGGATAGCAATGGAGAGGCAAATGAGTTTTGGTGGTGAGAGGAAAAGGGGTAAGGATTCACCGGGGAAACGTGGGGATTCCCCGTTGCATCTTGCAGCTAGAGCTGGGAATTTAGGGAAGGTGAAAGAAATTATTCAGAAGTTTGATGAAAAAGGCATTAAAGATTTGTTATGTCAGCAAAACCAAGAGGGTGAGACTGCTTTATATGTTGCTGCTGAGAATGGTCATAGTTTGGTTGTTGCAGAGTTCTTGAAACATTTAGACCTTGAAATTGCTTCTGTTGTGGCGAATAATGGTTATGATACACTTCATGTTGCAGCAAGGCAGGGTCATCTTG ATGTACTACAGGAACTGCTGCATTCCTTTCCGAACTTAGTCATGACCACAGATTCGTCGAATTCTACAGCGTTACACACTGCAGCTGCACAGGGACGTATTCATGTAGTAAATATGCTTCTGGAGATTGATTCTAACCTTGCTAAGATAGCTCGGAACAACGGAAAGACTGTGCTACATACAGCAGCAAGAATGGGACACTTGGAGATAGTTAGATCCCTTCTTAGCAAGGATCCTGAAATTGGCTTTAGAACTGATAAAAAAGGCCAGACTGCCTTGCACATGGCTGCAAAGGGGCAAAATGTTGACATTGTACTCGAATTAATCAAACCAAATCCTGCTGTTTTGGCCTTGGAAGATAACAAAGGAAACACAGCACTTCATATTGCAACAAGAAAGGGACGAATACAG ATGGTACAATGTCTTATATCAATTGAGGGCATTGATCTTAACACCCTTAATAAGGCTGGAGAAACAGTTCTTGAGATTGCAGAAAAGTTTGGAACTCCGGAGCTTGTTTCTATTTTGAAAGAAGCCGGAGCTACCCATTCCAAAGATCATGGAAAGCCATCCGGTCCTGCAAAGCAGCTCAAGCAGACTGTCAGTGACATAAAACATGATGTGCACTCTCAGCTCCAACAGAGTCGGCAGACTGGCTTCAAAGTACGAAAAATTGCAATGAAGGTGAAGAAGCTCCACATTAGTGGTCTTAACAACGCCATCAATAATGCAACGGTTGTTGCTGTCCTTATTGCTACTGTTGCTTTTGCTGCTATCTTCACTGTACCTGGGCAATATGTTGAAAAGAAAACAGATGGATTTTCGCTTGGAGAAGCACAGATAGGGAGAAAAGCAGCATTCATAATCTTCTTCTTGTTTGACAGTATGGCATTGTTCATTTCAGTTGCTGTTGTTGTGGTCCAGACGTCTGTTGTCGTGATTGAACAGAAAGCAAAGAAACGACTCATGTTTTGGATAAACAAGCTAATGTGGGCAGCTTGTCTCTTCATCTCAGTCGCCTTTATCTCTCTTAGTTATGTAGTGGTTGGATCTAAGGAAAGATGGCTTGCTGTGTATGCAACTGTGGTTGGCTGCATAATCATGCTCACTACAATTGGCTCCATGTGCTATTGTGTGGTTCAACATAGGTTAGAAGAATCAAGGTTGAGGAGCATTCGAAGAACTGAGACTAATTCACGTTCTTTCCCAATGTCTGTCGCATCAGATCAAGAGCTATGCAGTGAGAACTACAAGAGGATGTATGCAGTATAG